A single genomic interval of Cellvibrio sp. PSBB023 harbors:
- a CDS encoding DUF3649 domain-containing protein — translation MKPLSSDALYRWHIALRAITAILGGYVIANLVGCLMPFLFPMSKSDAVMTGILLSFLIYSLVILWVFSVRSVHKAWRGVGLVSLLLAGILAAVKFSGVVV, via the coding sequence ATGAAACCACTCTCTTCAGATGCCCTGTACCGCTGGCATATCGCACTCCGCGCCATTACCGCCATTCTCGGGGGCTATGTGATCGCCAATCTCGTCGGCTGTTTAATGCCCTTTTTGTTCCCCATGAGCAAAAGCGATGCGGTAATGACCGGCATATTGCTGAGCTTTTTAATCTATAGCTTGGTGATCCTGTGGGTCTTTAGTGTGCGTTCCGTACACAAAGCATGGCGTGGTGTTGGACTGGTATCGCTGCTGTTGGCCGGCATATTGGCCGCCGTTAAATTCAGTGGAGTTGTCGTATGA
- a CDS encoding TonB-dependent siderophore receptor, translating into MHNRETVFRKNSLSIALHTAALLAVVGASTTQAANEVTEKAVLPTVKVEASGEEVITEGSGSYAAKKSRSAAKLNLDLKETPQSISVITREQMDQRGLTTIDEILTATPGVYVTKSDSERSSYYARGFSITNRQIDGLPVGDNSPRFDNFFFDRVETIKGATGLMGATGNPSATINMVRKRPTAELKGNIALSAGRWDHQRVEADVSTKLNESGSIRGRAMAAQTDEDSYMDFYHLDSTLAMAIVEADITPNTLATLGYQYQKNSPTGSTWGTVPYWNKDGSLANLPRNFSLTTDWSSIKNSDETVFAEVQHSFANDWLVKAVATYTTSESDWMVAYGGSGFPDPATGTGLSIWTSVSPYSENKKFNLDLYASGPFEWFGRKHDFILGYSGFTSENTNNNVTANIQYSAQIADYRTWKGDIPKPTFVDNGSGSENTTDIYGVYSTLRFNIAEPLNVIVGARLSAYDYESKSWTATTPKTDSAAPRSLDEVTPYIGVLYDINQRFTVYASYTDMFQPSARKDRNDNYLDPETGINYELGIKADWIDGKLLTSAAAFWSEKDDLAVLDVEYNTYVTNAIANGANAQDFKVLTAYSATGQGLKVEGFEIEAIGQLADTWNISAGYTYVNSISSAISAELTNVPQHQFKLTTSYILPGSWWQGAEDISLGGGVNWQSDISNKWGGAPANAVGDGVIEQDAYALAHAFVNYQINDYISANLKVDNLFDQDYFTNVGFYNGVYWGSPRNLKLTLRARF; encoded by the coding sequence ATGCATAACAGAGAAACAGTTTTTCGTAAAAATTCACTCTCCATCGCGCTGCACACTGCAGCTTTACTCGCAGTTGTTGGCGCAAGCACAACCCAAGCTGCCAATGAAGTAACAGAAAAAGCGGTGCTGCCTACCGTGAAAGTAGAGGCCTCAGGGGAAGAAGTAATCACTGAAGGTTCCGGCTCTTATGCGGCCAAAAAATCGCGCAGTGCGGCTAAATTAAATTTAGATCTGAAAGAAACCCCACAATCCATCAGTGTGATTACTCGCGAACAAATGGATCAACGCGGCCTGACAACCATCGATGAGATTCTGACGGCAACCCCCGGTGTTTATGTAACCAAATCAGACAGCGAGCGCTCCAGTTATTACGCGCGCGGTTTTTCGATTACCAATCGCCAAATTGATGGCTTGCCGGTAGGCGATAACAGCCCGCGTTTTGACAATTTCTTTTTTGATCGCGTTGAGACCATTAAAGGTGCAACGGGTTTGATGGGCGCAACGGGCAATCCATCGGCCACTATTAATATGGTGCGCAAGCGCCCGACTGCTGAGCTTAAAGGCAATATTGCTCTGTCTGCAGGCCGCTGGGATCACCAACGTGTTGAGGCCGATGTATCAACCAAGCTGAATGAGAGTGGCAGCATTCGCGGCCGCGCCATGGCCGCACAAACCGATGAAGATTCCTACATGGATTTTTATCATTTGGATTCAACCCTCGCCATGGCGATAGTGGAAGCAGATATCACACCAAATACCTTGGCCACGCTTGGCTACCAATATCAAAAAAATAGCCCTACCGGCTCCACCTGGGGCACAGTGCCCTATTGGAATAAAGATGGCAGCCTCGCCAATTTGCCACGCAACTTTAGTTTAACGACAGACTGGAGCAGCATTAAAAATAGTGATGAAACTGTTTTTGCAGAAGTGCAGCATAGTTTTGCGAATGACTGGTTAGTGAAAGCCGTTGCCACTTACACCACGTCTGAATCTGATTGGATGGTTGCTTACGGCGGCAGCGGTTTTCCCGACCCCGCAACGGGCACCGGCCTGTCGATTTGGACAAGTGTTTCACCTTACAGCGAAAATAAAAAATTCAACCTCGATTTATATGCATCCGGCCCATTTGAATGGTTCGGTCGTAAACATGATTTTATTCTTGGCTATAGCGGTTTTACCTCAGAAAACACCAACAATAATGTCACAGCGAATATTCAGTATTCCGCACAAATTGCTGATTATCGCACCTGGAAAGGCGACATTCCCAAACCAACCTTTGTCGACAATGGTAGCGGCAGTGAAAACACCACAGATATCTACGGTGTTTACTCCACCCTTCGCTTCAATATTGCTGAGCCATTAAATGTTATTGTCGGTGCACGCTTAAGCGCCTATGACTACGAAAGCAAAAGTTGGACAGCAACCACACCCAAAACGGATTCCGCGGCACCACGCAGTTTGGATGAAGTCACGCCATACATTGGTGTGCTGTATGACATCAATCAACGCTTTACTGTTTATGCCAGTTACACGGATATGTTCCAACCCTCAGCGCGTAAGGATCGCAATGATAATTATCTGGACCCCGAAACCGGTATTAATTACGAGCTGGGTATTAAAGCCGATTGGATTGATGGAAAACTCTTAACATCTGCCGCTGCATTCTGGTCAGAAAAAGATGACCTCGCCGTTCTGGATGTGGAATACAACACCTACGTAACCAATGCGATAGCCAATGGCGCAAACGCACAAGATTTTAAAGTGCTCACGGCCTACAGCGCCACGGGGCAAGGGTTAAAAGTAGAAGGGTTTGAAATAGAAGCCATTGGCCAACTCGCCGACACCTGGAATATTTCTGCTGGTTATACCTACGTCAACAGTATTAGCTCTGCTATTTCCGCAGAACTCACCAATGTGCCCCAGCATCAATTCAAATTAACCACCAGCTACATACTGCCGGGCAGTTGGTGGCAAGGCGCGGAGGATATAAGCCTGGGCGGCGGCGTCAATTGGCAAAGTGATATCTCCAATAAATGGGGCGGTGCGCCAGCAAATGCTGTTGGCGATGGCGTGATTGAACAAGATGCTTACGCCCTGGCCCATGCGTTTGTTAACTATCAAATTAATGATTACATCAGCGCGAATCTGAAAGTCGACAACCTGTTTGATCAAGACTACTTCACCAATGTGGGATTTTATAACGGCGTTTACTGGGGCTCGCCCCGCAACCTGAAGCTAACGCTGCGCGCACGTTTCTAA
- a CDS encoding TonB-dependent siderophore receptor has protein sequence MKQHLFTLSVLAIAVSMAAPTFAQGDQKSSKKSKRKAKEYAVENVLVEGKRIGNHENGALGNKAIIDTPFSITLVDAEDMAKRGAKSVRQIFINDPSFYTPASSNTTDWWGMSIRGLPVRNTFADDLPILLYWGGDFPTEVVDSVSALKGATGFMYGFGSPGGAVSYQLKKPQDTAKTNLDLGVRRNSIVSVQLDTNQVMGDDFSYRLNLAQETGTAYNAAEVNRSVASFAAEKAIGEKFEWFGNVIYEDSNLKHEPFQFYLDGYDFVGSGGKLPRVSYDYDDFNVDNSFYATETLISTTGFKYHINENWQAKYQYGYIRKEHDSNKSFADLHNQQGDYSGNIYNFAGILANYFNQLMLTGELSTGAISHEIVAGIGYQKATSQYGPFYYASTADFAGNLYQEQTFLMGDRPDLTLNPVGNEVRQTYGFLSDTIKLNTQWQLILGARHTYYDKEDVDRNPAVNSGYNTKAITPTVALLYKPVADATLYASYVEGLEPGSTVGTRYANAGENLDAQVSTQYELGGKYQTGKLHLEISVFDIQRTETMDLLQNGLLYLTQDGLTTFKGIELSSAYQFTESLRLGMGFVNLDASIDDVSEANKTLKGNMPANAAKWQGLVNAEYTVAAIDGLSLHGVIRYYGDTYVTNANQLKVPDYTIANAGFSYDFPLWNRNVTLNGNINNIFNKKYWAGGGYGAGNIGEAINASLGLQASW, from the coding sequence ATGAAGCAACATTTATTTACCCTGAGTGTATTAGCAATTGCCGTATCCATGGCCGCACCAACATTTGCACAAGGTGATCAAAAAAGCAGTAAAAAATCAAAACGAAAGGCAAAGGAATATGCGGTAGAAAATGTATTAGTGGAAGGCAAGCGCATCGGCAACCATGAAAATGGTGCACTGGGCAACAAAGCGATTATTGATACCCCCTTTTCCATCACTCTGGTAGATGCTGAAGACATGGCAAAACGTGGAGCAAAATCCGTTCGCCAGATTTTCATCAACGACCCGTCTTTTTATACACCGGCATCCTCGAACACGACAGATTGGTGGGGTATGTCCATTCGCGGTTTACCCGTCAGAAACACATTTGCCGATGACCTTCCCATCCTCCTCTATTGGGGTGGCGACTTCCCAACGGAAGTTGTTGACAGTGTCAGCGCACTGAAAGGTGCAACCGGCTTTATGTATGGTTTTGGTTCGCCGGGCGGCGCCGTCAGCTATCAATTAAAAAAACCACAGGACACCGCCAAAACCAATCTGGATCTCGGCGTGAGAAGAAACAGTATCGTTTCAGTGCAACTGGATACCAATCAGGTAATGGGCGACGATTTCAGTTACCGACTGAATCTCGCGCAGGAAACGGGAACCGCTTATAACGCAGCTGAGGTTAACAGGAGTGTTGCCAGTTTCGCCGCTGAAAAAGCAATCGGCGAAAAGTTCGAATGGTTTGGCAATGTGATTTATGAAGACAGCAACCTCAAACACGAACCTTTTCAATTTTATCTTGATGGTTATGATTTTGTTGGCAGCGGTGGAAAATTACCACGAGTCAGTTACGACTACGATGACTTTAATGTCGACAATTCGTTTTATGCAACGGAGACATTAATTAGCACAACCGGCTTCAAGTACCACATCAATGAGAACTGGCAAGCTAAATACCAATACGGCTATATTCGCAAAGAGCACGACTCCAATAAATCCTTTGCCGATCTTCATAACCAGCAAGGCGACTACAGTGGCAACATTTATAATTTTGCCGGAATACTGGCCAACTATTTTAACCAGCTCATGCTCACCGGCGAACTCAGTACTGGCGCAATTAGCCATGAAATAGTCGCGGGCATTGGCTATCAAAAAGCAACAAGCCAATACGGCCCTTTTTACTATGCCTCCACAGCTGACTTTGCTGGCAACCTGTATCAGGAACAAACATTTTTGATGGGAGATCGCCCTGACCTCACCTTAAACCCCGTGGGTAACGAAGTCAGGCAAACTTACGGCTTCTTAAGCGATACCATAAAGCTCAATACACAGTGGCAATTAATTCTTGGGGCAAGACACACTTACTACGACAAAGAAGATGTTGACCGCAACCCTGCCGTTAATTCCGGCTACAACACCAAAGCTATAACACCCACCGTTGCTTTGCTCTACAAACCAGTTGCCGATGCAACACTTTATGCGAGCTATGTAGAAGGGCTTGAGCCCGGCTCCACCGTAGGCACACGCTATGCTAATGCGGGCGAAAATCTCGACGCACAAGTGTCCACACAATATGAATTGGGTGGCAAATACCAGACAGGCAAACTGCATCTTGAAATTTCAGTATTTGATATTCAACGAACAGAAACCATGGACCTGTTACAAAACGGTTTGCTCTATTTAACACAAGATGGATTAACTACGTTCAAGGGAATTGAGTTAAGCAGTGCCTATCAATTTACCGAAAGCCTCAGACTCGGCATGGGCTTCGTCAACCTGGATGCAAGCATTGACGATGTTTCCGAAGCCAATAAAACACTAAAAGGCAACATGCCAGCCAACGCCGCCAAATGGCAAGGATTGGTCAATGCGGAATACACAGTAGCAGCGATTGACGGCCTGAGCCTTCACGGCGTTATCCGATACTACGGTGACACCTATGTCACCAACGCCAACCAATTAAAAGTTCCCGATTACACCATTGCCAATGCTGGTTTCAGCTACGATTTTCCCTTGTGGAATCGCAATGTCACGCTCAATGGCAACATCAACAATATCTTTAATAAAAAGTACTGGGCCGGTGGTGGCTATGGCGCAGGCAATATTGGAGAAGCCATCAATGCCTCGTTAGGGTTACAAGCCAGTTGGTAA
- a CDS encoding TonB-dependent receptor, producing the protein MRKPHRPLPTLLSAVIAASLLGTTTLFTQALAQTPPTASNSLIAFDIPAGNLDQALNQIALIAKVEIIADASLTQGKRTNGFKGAYTLDAALNLLLQENGLAHSHNNSVITLERAKPLGKLATVKVIASGEKLNRSENETLSSVDITTAEEIVAHGDTNLQNIMERTPGVYSQSANENWGIRGVPASGFDDQGPAAMNGAVSVYVDDAVQAHRMITFNPLHLWDMEQVEIYSGAQSTTQGRNTLAGAVVLRTKNPTFTPEFALRTNAGTYGERGVSAMASGALIDGVLAARIAIDSQHYDGYITNKTLNIDANPLEAQNIRGKLLFTPTEKINVLFTAARTKHSTGTNAVAATAGKPDYFHLYENTESDTNITQDALTLKVDYTLDDHWTFTSITSSTQVAFTSLLDFDQLPSATQTIVRNHEQELANQEFRLGYNTEKITGFIGAYYGRVDGKVDDQLMAGSVVALDLKADTTINNAALFGEINWEFIDNWQLIGGLRYDREKNETDIRYPLNPARSAQSEKDTDVFLPKIGISHNLSENQLIGLTWRRGYRSGGVNLRTNTSHVPYDPEFTKTTELSWRGNWFNEQLQARANLYHTDWIDQQITFLDDNNNRQVANAAESKMQGIEFSASYALSPNLSLSAGGAYNHTEYLEFITNGANYSGQAFLFAPKTMATLGANYRFDNSWMIGVDLVHQGDRTSAYLTDSSGEVIGERRSDNTTLVNLNAEITLFDSLIVNGYVRNLFDTRYITNNQGDTLLDVGAPLTLGVALSYYF; encoded by the coding sequence ATGCGCAAACCCCATCGCCCACTACCAACCTTATTATCCGCTGTTATTGCAGCCTCCCTCTTGGGAACAACAACATTGTTTACTCAAGCGCTGGCGCAAACACCACCCACAGCAAGCAACAGCTTGATTGCGTTTGATATTCCCGCTGGCAACCTTGATCAAGCACTCAACCAGATCGCACTCATCGCCAAGGTGGAAATTATTGCCGATGCAAGCCTCACCCAAGGGAAGCGCACCAATGGATTCAAAGGCGCTTACACACTCGACGCCGCACTCAACTTACTGCTACAAGAAAATGGCTTGGCGCATAGCCACAACAATTCGGTCATCACCCTGGAGCGCGCCAAACCGCTGGGTAAGCTGGCTACTGTCAAAGTCATTGCCAGCGGTGAAAAACTGAATCGCAGCGAAAATGAAACGCTCTCCAGCGTGGACATTACCACCGCGGAAGAAATCGTCGCCCACGGCGATACCAACCTGCAAAATATCATGGAGCGCACTCCCGGCGTTTATTCGCAATCCGCCAATGAAAACTGGGGAATTCGCGGCGTCCCGGCTTCCGGGTTTGATGACCAAGGCCCTGCCGCCATGAATGGTGCGGTATCGGTTTATGTGGATGATGCCGTGCAAGCGCATCGCATGATTACCTTTAACCCGCTGCACCTGTGGGATATGGAACAAGTTGAAATTTACAGCGGCGCACAATCCACCACCCAAGGGCGTAACACCCTGGCAGGCGCGGTGGTATTGCGAACCAAAAACCCCACCTTTACCCCTGAATTTGCCCTGCGCACTAATGCCGGCACTTACGGTGAGCGAGGCGTATCCGCCATGGCAAGCGGCGCACTCATTGATGGAGTCCTCGCGGCGCGTATTGCCATTGACTCACAACATTACGATGGCTACATCACCAATAAAACGCTCAATATCGATGCCAATCCCTTGGAAGCGCAGAATATTCGCGGAAAATTATTATTTACTCCCACAGAAAAAATAAATGTTTTGTTTACCGCTGCGCGCACCAAACACAGTACCGGCACCAATGCCGTTGCGGCAACCGCCGGTAAGCCGGATTATTTTCACCTTTATGAAAATACCGAAAGCGACACCAACATTACCCAGGATGCCCTAACCCTGAAAGTGGATTACACACTGGACGACCACTGGACCTTCACCAGTATCACCTCCAGCACCCAGGTAGCTTTCACCTCGCTACTGGATTTTGACCAACTGCCCAGCGCCACCCAAACCATTGTACGTAACCACGAACAGGAACTTGCCAATCAGGAATTTCGTTTGGGTTACAACACAGAAAAAATTACCGGTTTTATCGGTGCCTATTACGGCAGAGTGGATGGAAAAGTGGATGACCAATTAATGGCAGGTTCAGTGGTTGCACTGGATTTAAAAGCCGACACTACGATTAATAATGCAGCGCTGTTTGGCGAAATAAATTGGGAGTTTATTGACAACTGGCAGTTGATCGGCGGGCTGCGCTATGACCGCGAAAAAAATGAAACCGACATTCGCTACCCCTTAAATCCGGCGCGTTCAGCACAAAGCGAAAAAGATACCGATGTATTCCTGCCCAAGATCGGCATTAGCCACAATCTGTCAGAAAACCAATTGATTGGCCTGACTTGGCGACGCGGCTATCGCAGCGGTGGTGTTAACCTGCGCACCAATACTAGCCATGTTCCCTATGATCCTGAATTCACCAAAACAACAGAGCTGTCCTGGCGCGGCAACTGGTTTAATGAGCAACTGCAAGCTCGCGCCAATCTCTATCACACTGACTGGATCGACCAACAAATTACCTTCCTCGATGACAATAATAACCGTCAGGTAGCCAATGCAGCCGAAAGCAAAATGCAGGGCATTGAATTTTCGGCCAGCTATGCCCTAAGTCCCAATCTCAGCTTGAGCGCTGGCGGTGCCTATAACCATACCGAGTATCTGGAGTTTATTACCAACGGCGCAAACTATAGTGGTCAGGCGTTTTTATTCGCCCCGAAAACCATGGCCACCCTTGGCGCGAATTATCGCTTTGATAATAGCTGGATGATAGGTGTGGATCTGGTTCATCAGGGTGACCGCACTTCAGCCTATTTAACCGACTCCAGTGGCGAAGTCATAGGCGAACGCCGTAGCGACAACACCACCTTGGTCAATCTCAATGCTGAAATCACCTTGTTCGATTCACTCATCGTTAATGGGTATGTTCGCAACCTGTTCGATACCCGTTATATCACCAACAACCAAGGCGATACCCTGCTGGATGTGGGCGCACCACTGACCCTTGGCGTTGCACTGAGCTACTACTTCTAA
- a CDS encoding TonB-dependent siderophore receptor encodes MGVYKTLPFAIALVMGSIPLALADTEKANRLKTVKVTATAETTAYTPESVTLGKTGQSLKEIPQSVSVVTRQKLDDQNISNLADAMKFATGVSVQKFDGAGFFNSFNARGYAPDTFQLDGINLQYNANMADTDLVVFERVEIQRGAAGLFQGSGEPGVTVNMVRKRALATTKIQGMASAGSWDSYRLEADATGALSESSNLRGRLVAAVDDRDSYLNGINGNKQVVYGTLEYDFDKATTLSIGGTYQKIDSVIDQGLPAYADGSLINVPRSTTIIADWNSLDMETADVFGEVEHFFTNGGQFKFTVRHSARERIYDGARANSAVATDGKINIANVYFPTDLEDTSADVFVNLPIEFGGHTHELTFGADYRTSDNETPYSRYTYSPASGTSNVFDHNNDTPKPTLVTIPNSYGNNTETNQEGVYARGKFQVAERWHVLLGGRLSWWDSEQTRTDTGAVISPKYKEDEQFTPYAALMFDVTDAIALYASYSDIFKPQSNLTKDQQQLDPRTGAQYELGVKGEFLNGRINTHAAIYRLQDENRALPDPEDNQFSIAAGKVRSEGFETEISGELTANWQITAGYAYTTTEYLRAIATQTGQSYAPFTPKHNANLWSKYSFHDGLLRGFYIGGGLRAVSDFYNGSNTLKFSAPGYTTVSLLTGYAFDDHWKLALNIENALDKKYYEKVSGASRQNFYGAPLNASLSLRGSF; translated from the coding sequence ATGGGTGTATATAAAACACTTCCGTTCGCCATCGCCTTGGTGATGGGCAGCATACCGCTGGCATTGGCTGACACAGAAAAGGCCAACAGGCTTAAAACCGTGAAAGTCACCGCGACTGCTGAAACAACCGCCTATACACCTGAATCAGTCACCCTCGGGAAAACCGGCCAATCGCTAAAGGAGATTCCGCAATCGGTCAGCGTTGTAACCCGTCAAAAGCTGGACGATCAAAACATCAGTAACCTTGCCGACGCCATGAAATTTGCCACCGGTGTCAGCGTACAAAAATTTGATGGGGCCGGATTTTTTAATAGCTTCAATGCACGCGGTTATGCACCGGATACTTTTCAACTGGACGGGATTAACCTGCAATACAACGCCAATATGGCCGATACGGATCTGGTGGTATTTGAGCGAGTAGAAATCCAGCGCGGTGCAGCGGGTTTATTCCAAGGCTCGGGTGAACCGGGCGTGACAGTGAATATGGTGCGCAAACGTGCACTGGCAACGACCAAAATACAAGGCATGGCCAGTGCAGGCTCATGGGATAGTTATCGATTGGAAGCTGATGCAACCGGCGCACTATCGGAATCCAGCAATCTACGCGGGCGCCTGGTCGCGGCAGTGGATGACCGCGATTCTTATCTGAACGGCATAAATGGCAACAAACAAGTGGTGTATGGAACACTGGAGTACGACTTTGATAAAGCAACTACTCTGTCCATCGGCGGCACTTATCAAAAAATAGATTCGGTCATCGATCAAGGCTTACCCGCCTATGCTGACGGCAGCCTGATCAATGTACCCCGCTCCACCACCATCATTGCGGACTGGAATAGTCTGGATATGGAAACCGCCGATGTGTTTGGCGAAGTCGAGCATTTTTTTACCAACGGCGGTCAATTTAAATTCACCGTTCGGCATTCAGCGCGCGAGCGCATTTATGACGGCGCACGTGCAAATAGCGCTGTCGCTACCGATGGGAAAATTAACATCGCCAATGTGTATTTTCCCACTGATTTGGAAGACACCAGCGCCGATGTATTTGTAAATTTACCCATTGAGTTCGGCGGCCACACACACGAACTGACGTTTGGAGCAGATTATCGCACCAGCGATAATGAAACGCCTTACAGCCGTTACACCTACAGCCCTGCCAGTGGCACCTCCAATGTATTTGATCACAACAATGACACACCAAAACCTACTCTGGTAACCATTCCCAATAGCTACGGCAACAATACGGAAACCAATCAGGAAGGCGTTTATGCACGCGGTAAATTCCAGGTGGCAGAGCGTTGGCATGTCTTACTTGGTGGTCGCCTAAGCTGGTGGGATTCAGAGCAAACCCGCACCGATACCGGCGCCGTTATCTCACCGAAATACAAAGAGGATGAACAGTTCACGCCTTACGCCGCACTGATGTTTGATGTAACAGACGCAATCGCCCTGTACGCCAGTTACAGCGATATTTTCAAACCGCAAAGCAACCTCACCAAAGACCAGCAACAACTTGATCCACGCACCGGCGCGCAATACGAGCTGGGAGTAAAAGGTGAATTCCTGAATGGCCGCATCAACACCCATGCTGCTATTTATCGTCTGCAAGATGAAAACCGTGCACTTCCCGATCCGGAAGACAATCAATTTTCTATCGCCGCGGGCAAAGTCCGTAGTGAAGGTTTTGAAACAGAAATCAGCGGTGAATTAACGGCTAACTGGCAGATCACTGCGGGCTATGCCTATACCACCACGGAATATCTACGCGCAATCGCTACGCAAACAGGACAAAGCTATGCGCCTTTCACCCCAAAACACAATGCCAACCTCTGGAGCAAATACAGCTTTCATGATGGATTGCTACGCGGCTTTTATATTGGCGGCGGCTTACGCGCCGTAAGCGATTTTTACAATGGCAGCAACACGCTGAAATTCTCAGCGCCGGGCTATACCACGGTATCGCTCCTGACTGGCTATGCGTTTGATGACCACTGGAAGCTGGCCCTCAATATCGAAAACGCCCTGGATAAAAAATACTACGAAAAAGTCAGCGGGGCGTCACGCCAGAATTTTTATGGTGCGCCACTGAATGCAAGCCTGAGCTTACGCGGCAGCTTCTAA
- a CDS encoding PepSY domain-containing protein: MKSGFRQSMAWVHTWGGLSVGWILFFVFLTGTLGYFDTEIDRWMKPEMRLDNTPMAQSLDAAQQRLQEKAPGAARWFINPPTNRDTPNLRIFWELPGTDGNRGITGSEILDPDTSQPISARSTGGGQVLYRMHYALHYLPITTAYWIVGICSMFMLIAIITGVIIHKKIFKDFFTFRSHKGSRSWLDMHNVLSVIALPFHVMITYSGLIFLAFTYMPLIVASSYGTERDAQRQFFNELFAEAHRTEPANIAAPLASLHNIVQQAEDQWGSGQIRYISIYNPGDANARVNIGRIVTSPLRSTPEMVFDGVSGELLSAPSSQGSAPVAVRETFIGLHEGLFANTTLRWLYFFSGLLGTAMIATGMVLWIVKRQPAQLKKPNGPDVGYRLVESLNLGTIVGLPIAIAAYFWANRLLPVDYTARADWEVHILFLTWLALLLYPFISSFIFKYSLKRNWLTLLGMATFAYGALPVINALTTERHLANSIANRDWVYIGMETSFIATALLFGVTAYLLNKKWKAQIATPVIEKKRAAQFNLHPQQQEAN; this comes from the coding sequence ATGAAAAGTGGTTTTCGTCAATCCATGGCATGGGTTCACACTTGGGGCGGTCTGTCGGTAGGCTGGATTTTATTTTTCGTCTTTCTCACCGGCACCCTCGGTTATTTTGATACCGAAATCGATCGCTGGATGAAACCGGAAATGCGATTGGACAATACGCCCATGGCCCAATCGCTGGATGCAGCCCAGCAACGCCTGCAAGAAAAAGCGCCCGGCGCAGCGCGCTGGTTTATCAACCCGCCCACTAACCGGGACACACCTAACCTGCGCATTTTTTGGGAACTGCCGGGAACTGATGGTAATCGCGGAATTACTGGCAGCGAAATTTTGGACCCCGACACCAGCCAACCTATCAGTGCACGCAGCACTGGCGGCGGACAAGTGCTCTACCGCATGCACTATGCACTGCATTATTTACCCATCACCACCGCCTATTGGATTGTTGGCATTTGCTCCATGTTTATGCTGATAGCGATTATTACCGGCGTCATCATTCACAAAAAAATATTTAAAGATTTTTTTACATTTCGCTCACATAAAGGTTCTCGCTCCTGGCTGGACATGCATAACGTGCTCAGCGTGATAGCACTCCCCTTTCATGTCATGATTACCTACAGCGGCCTGATTTTTTTAGCTTTCACCTATATGCCACTGATTGTGGCCAGCAGCTATGGCACCGAGCGGGATGCACAGCGGCAATTTTTTAATGAATTATTTGCTGAGGCACACCGAACAGAACCTGCAAATATAGCGGCACCACTCGCTTCGTTGCATAACATAGTGCAGCAAGCTGAAGATCAATGGGGCAGCGGACAAATACGTTACATCAGTATCTATAACCCTGGTGATGCCAATGCCCGTGTAAACATTGGGCGCATAGTCACCTCACCACTGCGTTCAACTCCCGAGATGGTTTTTGATGGTGTCAGTGGAGAATTGCTCAGCGCACCCAGCTCACAAGGCTCTGCACCGGTTGCCGTTCGCGAGACATTTATTGGCCTGCACGAAGGGTTATTTGCCAATACGACTTTGCGTTGGCTGTATTTTTTCTCGGGGTTATTAGGCACGGCTATGATCGCCACCGGCATGGTGTTATGGATTGTTAAACGCCAACCTGCACAATTAAAAAAACCCAATGGCCCGGATGTGGGTTATCGCTTGGTGGAAAGCCTGAACCTTGGCACTATTGTGGGCTTACCCATTGCCATCGCTGCCTATTTTTGGGCTAACCGTTTGCTACCGGTGGATTACACCGCACGCGCTGATTGGGAAGTGCACATACTCTTTTTAACCTGGCTCGCATTATTGCTTTATCCCTTTATCAGCTCATTTATTTTCAAATACTCACTCAAACGCAACTGGCTGACACTCTTAGGCATGGCAACATTTGCCTACGGCGCACTGCCCGTAATCAATGCGCTGACCACTGAGCGCCATTTGGCGAATAGCATCGCGAACCGTGATTGGGTGTATATAGGAATGGAGACGAGCTTTATCGCTACTGCATTGCTGTTCGGTGTAACCGCGTATTTACTGAATAAAAAATGGAAAGCGCAAATAGCAACACCGGTGATTGAAAAAAAACGGGCAGCGCAATTTAATCTCCATCCACAGCAACAGGAAGCTAACTGA